One genomic region from uncultured Cohaesibacter sp. encodes:
- the amt gene encoding ammonium transporter, with protein sequence MLFFTVCLTGEAYASDLSSLKANIDLTWVMAASALVMFMQAGFLMLEAGMVRSKNSINVAQKNLLDFVFSVAAFTILGFMLAFGKSYGIFGLDWRYLGLQDLTSQEAGFFVFQVMFCGTAATIVSGAIAERIRLSSYVVASFFLSAIIFPVFAHWAWGNALRHNDGAFLANWGFIDFAGSSVVHGTGGWVALSGCILLGAREGRFDRQGNPIRLAGHSPVLATTGGLLLFIGWLGFNGGSTLKADESVAFIILNTVLAGGFGTVTGFMFGYHQDGHYLPEKSLAGLIGGLVAVTAGCAVLTPLGSMVIGAIGGLVAVIANSVLEHKWKIDDAVGAIGAHGFAGVVGTIGLALLAPAEHFENGRYYQLMIQIFGAGLNFMVSFGLGFICFWFLKRFLRLRASREEELIGLNIAEHATRIGVGHVEEAMEKLLSGQRGFSQRLPAVAGDEAENLTCLFNNLMSNLEAEHKKLSELEILKTQSEEAERISALSNATFEGIAIHHDGMVIDGNPQIAELLDYSLDEVIGKSIMQFADERHRGRIERSIAENCSEPYEAVLVSKSGERIPVAIRGRMINYKGQEVRISCFVDLRERKAAEEHIRIMAQHDALTGVANRSLFNSQLENAVKTATPQRAIALILIDLDRFKNVNDVYGHPAGDIVIKETAARLKALAGVNDSVARLGGDEFAIIQRNILFTNQAADTGHRIVNELSRPIKIDEKKSVMVGASVGIALSPEHAKDAETIFSRADIALYHSKKTGRNISNIYRSGLNQLMEKRRALQADLEKALEEDEFELYYQPRINAKSLEIDSYEALLRWNHPQKGLVSPAEFIPVAEASGLIVDIDNWVFKRACRDAAKGLKGKHLSINVSPLGFQQRDFVKTIEQTLDETGTDPSQIELELTEGMLIEDDERGLAVMKQLKKLGLSLALDDFGTGYSSLSYLSKYPFDTIKIDRNFVVALGQEKSAVAIMKVIIGLGKGLGMDIVAEGVETVEEAAFLRENECDQLQGYLISRPMTVEEIMHEVPLDIRCSILGAKPDDKTDLQVSSLRAVKECPSDSNDPESDPDISPKRA encoded by the coding sequence TTGTTGTTTTTTACAGTCTGTTTGACCGGTGAGGCCTATGCATCGGATCTATCCAGTCTGAAGGCGAATATTGACCTTACATGGGTTATGGCGGCCTCGGCGCTTGTCATGTTCATGCAAGCTGGCTTTCTTATGCTGGAAGCGGGCATGGTGCGCTCGAAAAACTCCATCAATGTCGCACAGAAGAACTTGCTCGATTTCGTCTTCTCCGTGGCTGCCTTCACCATTTTGGGCTTCATGCTGGCCTTTGGAAAGTCCTATGGCATCTTTGGGCTGGATTGGCGCTATCTTGGGCTTCAGGATCTGACTTCTCAAGAGGCGGGCTTCTTTGTTTTTCAGGTGATGTTCTGCGGAACGGCGGCGACGATTGTGTCCGGTGCCATCGCCGAGCGGATCAGACTGTCATCTTATGTGGTCGCGTCTTTCTTTCTTTCAGCCATCATCTTTCCTGTTTTCGCCCATTGGGCCTGGGGCAATGCTCTCAGACACAATGATGGGGCGTTCCTTGCCAATTGGGGATTTATAGACTTCGCAGGCTCGTCCGTGGTGCACGGCACGGGCGGCTGGGTAGCGCTGTCAGGCTGCATTCTGCTTGGGGCGCGTGAGGGCCGTTTTGATCGGCAAGGCAATCCGATCCGGCTCGCAGGGCATAGCCCTGTTCTTGCGACCACCGGCGGGCTTTTGCTCTTCATCGGTTGGCTGGGATTCAATGGCGGATCAACGCTCAAGGCCGACGAGAGTGTCGCTTTCATTATACTGAACACTGTGCTAGCTGGCGGTTTCGGCACTGTGACCGGTTTCATGTTTGGCTATCATCAAGATGGCCACTATCTGCCGGAAAAGTCTCTTGCCGGCCTTATCGGTGGACTGGTCGCTGTCACGGCGGGCTGTGCAGTCCTGACGCCATTGGGCTCAATGGTCATTGGAGCCATTGGCGGTCTCGTGGCTGTCATTGCCAACAGCGTTCTGGAACATAAATGGAAAATAGACGACGCCGTCGGAGCTATCGGAGCGCATGGCTTTGCCGGTGTCGTTGGAACCATAGGACTTGCCCTGCTGGCGCCTGCTGAGCATTTTGAAAATGGCCGCTACTATCAGCTCATGATCCAGATTTTCGGGGCAGGCCTCAACTTCATGGTGAGTTTCGGCCTTGGTTTTATCTGTTTCTGGTTCTTGAAGCGTTTCTTGCGGTTGCGGGCAAGTCGCGAGGAAGAACTGATCGGGTTGAATATTGCCGAGCATGCCACGCGTATCGGCGTTGGGCATGTGGAAGAGGCCATGGAAAAGCTTCTGTCTGGTCAGCGGGGCTTTTCTCAGAGACTGCCTGCAGTTGCCGGTGATGAAGCGGAAAATCTGACCTGCCTGTTCAACAACCTCATGAGCAATCTTGAAGCTGAGCATAAAAAGCTGAGCGAGCTGGAGATCCTCAAGACACAATCTGAAGAAGCTGAACGCATCTCGGCTCTCTCCAATGCCACTTTTGAGGGGATCGCAATTCACCATGATGGCATGGTGATTGATGGTAATCCGCAAATTGCCGAGTTGCTGGATTATAGTCTGGATGAAGTGATCGGCAAGTCGATCATGCAGTTTGCCGATGAACGTCATCGCGGCCGGATCGAACGCTCCATCGCGGAGAATTGCAGCGAGCCTTATGAAGCAGTGCTTGTGTCCAAATCAGGCGAGCGTATACCGGTCGCCATTCGTGGGCGTATGATCAACTATAAGGGACAGGAAGTGCGCATTTCCTGTTTTGTTGATCTTAGAGAACGCAAGGCAGCCGAAGAGCATATCCGCATCATGGCCCAGCATGATGCCCTGACGGGCGTGGCCAACCGCTCGCTGTTTAACTCGCAGTTGGAAAATGCCGTAAAGACCGCTACGCCGCAGCGGGCGATCGCCCTCATTCTCATCGATCTTGATCGGTTCAAGAATGTCAACGACGTTTATGGTCATCCAGCCGGAGATATTGTCATCAAGGAAACCGCCGCACGCTTGAAGGCGTTGGCTGGCGTGAATGACAGCGTCGCGCGGCTGGGAGGCGATGAATTTGCGATCATTCAACGCAATATTCTTTTCACCAACCAAGCTGCAGATACCGGACACCGGATCGTTAACGAGCTGTCTCGTCCCATCAAGATTGATGAAAAGAAATCCGTGATGGTGGGTGCCAGTGTGGGCATTGCGCTGAGCCCAGAACATGCCAAGGATGCGGAGACCATATTCTCGCGTGCGGATATTGCGCTCTATCATTCAAAGAAGACCGGGCGCAACATTTCCAACATCTACCGATCAGGCCTCAACCAGTTGATGGAAAAGCGTCGTGCGTTGCAGGCAGACCTTGAAAAGGCCCTCGAAGAGGACGAGTTCGAACTTTACTATCAGCCACGCATCAACGCCAAATCGTTGGAGATCGACTCCTATGAAGCTCTCTTGCGCTGGAACCACCCGCAGAAAGGGCTTGTAAGTCCGGCGGAATTTATTCCTGTGGCCGAAGCCAGTGGTCTGATTGTGGATATAGACAACTGGGTCTTCAAACGCGCCTGCCGGGATGCCGCAAAGGGGCTGAAGGGCAAACATCTCAGCATCAATGTCAGCCCGCTGGGGTTCCAGCAGCGCGATTTTGTCAAGACAATTGAGCAGACACTGGATGAGACGGGAACCGACCCTTCTCAAATAGAGCTGGAACTGACCGAGGGCATGTTGATCGAAGATGATGAACGCGGCCTAGCTGTGATGAAACAACTCAAGAAATTGGGGCTGTCACTGGCTCTGGATGATTTTGGCACAGGCTATTCATCGCTTTCCTACCTCTCCAAATATCCGTTTGACACCATCAAGATTGACCGTAACTTCGTTGTCGCCCTCGGGCAGGAGAAAAGCGCAGTTGCCATCATGAAGGTGATTATCGGGCTTGGCAAAGGGCTTGGCATGGATATTGTGGCCGAGGGCGTGGAAACGGTCGAGGAGGCCGCCTTCCTGCGTGAGAATGAATGTGATCAATTGCAGGGCTATCTCATCAGCCGTCCCATGACGGTCGAAGAGATCATGCATGAGGTGCCGCTCGATATCCGCTGCTCAATTCTGGGTGCAAAGCCAGATGACAAGACAGACTTGCAGGTATCAAGCCTGCGTGCCGTCAAGGAATGTCCGAGCGACAGCAATGACCCCGAGAGTGATCCGGACATTTCCCCCAAGCGCGCCTAG
- a CDS encoding translocation/assembly module TamB domain-containing protein, whose product MTSARTLVFRGFYSLLFLILALLLVGYLLLATSFGLSMTTSLVNSIASSEEQKVEISGVDSLLGDIEIGQIALSDKDGTWLTAKGLSGRYSLADLFGLTLSVDTLSLDELSVERPPLASSQPAQESSSDGSLIPTLPAVEARIDSLSIGKISLGEPLLGKEAELTLAGNMALVGAPFQTNGVLDLHYLDAPEDGLSARWTLNPTANQRLLDLTFTEPRGGLAARLMDIANLPAVDVTLKGDGPADDWRSDLAVKLDGKTTVSGQVVVGFDESGSRVNAKLLGKLSPFLPQSVLPLVAGTSNIDLSLEQSQEDVIELKQFSFASGLARLEANGFLDNRDSSLDMKMAFDLGSEGTQIEMQQQDAPSLMIGHVGLKGRMSGTLQKAALTLDGSVASLSQDAITLENASLSATAPELDIENREGAINATMALDQLATGSAPLDAILSGDKTLLVESALDGETIRLNKAELVAGLASLTAEGSYASDTLALDGTLALSDIKPLNEGLSGALGGDFSIEGTTSNPRLTLALRGQSLSVYDKSIENLKLVLASNAAPDATLTLSAQYDGSPIESALELVTNEDGSRSINQLSVTAPGAEVSGSLAISPAGLATGDLDAAIKDFAALGPLLLQPDLKGSLKADIALSASDGKQSVTVDASAPELAMKDISVSALTLSSQINDATGIMSMNSDLSVERISASGETIRSLKANMKGGNGTLPFSMTAQVSQAPLALEGKLLQQEGQTALALDRFTGSWKGIDLGLVEPVRVDLTNGASLTNALKLSVDSGLVTVSGSAGDQLALDIALDALPLAIAEKVAPTGETPTGQLDLTAKISGSSTAPEASWQGTIDGLSVRSTRQAGVPQLAISSSGRFENNSVSMQNHLTGGGADLNVNGSLALTSQSMDISAEGSVPFSLAARSLADAGLQLEGGASVSAKVTGTFSAPNINGTITTKGARFSEFSSGIVLRDLGGTVRLAGQQASIESVTGRLGQKGTLTVNGTIGMDANAGLPADITVTIQDGNYKYEEILTSLFNAKMNLKGDLTGSSVISGQVNLKTTEILIPETLPSSVSPVDVSHKNAQGRVAEQAEKFAPKAQTSSNTSAGPAMSLDLDIQAPRSIYIRGRGMDAELGGSIRITGTTADPRPLGTIAMQRGRLEILTKRLDFDSGDVTFAGTLDPALDFSATSTNSGTTYTVSVEGYASAPEISLSSSPTLPEDEILAQLFFDKDLSELSAIQLAQLANAVATLSGANSGPGVLDRLRNMAGIDNIDIKSDAETNETTVGVGRYINDRTYINVEKSTASDAGKVSIDLDITDQIKAHGEASSDGETKAGLFFERDY is encoded by the coding sequence GCAGCAGCGATGGCTCCCTTATCCCCACCCTACCAGCCGTGGAAGCGCGGATCGACAGCTTGTCCATCGGGAAAATCTCTCTTGGTGAACCCCTCTTGGGCAAAGAGGCCGAGCTCACTCTGGCTGGCAACATGGCTCTTGTTGGCGCTCCCTTCCAGACAAACGGGGTGCTCGATCTTCATTATCTGGACGCCCCCGAGGATGGGCTTAGCGCGCGCTGGACGCTCAACCCTACTGCAAACCAGCGGCTGTTGGACCTGACATTCACTGAGCCGCGAGGAGGCCTGGCCGCGCGTCTGATGGACATTGCCAATCTGCCCGCCGTTGATGTGACCCTTAAAGGAGACGGACCGGCGGATGACTGGCGATCGGACCTTGCCGTTAAGCTTGATGGAAAAACCACTGTCAGCGGGCAAGTGGTCGTCGGCTTTGATGAAAGCGGATCGCGTGTCAATGCGAAGCTGCTGGGCAAGCTCTCCCCCTTCCTGCCCCAGTCTGTTCTTCCCCTCGTTGCCGGCACCAGTAACATCGACCTTTCGCTTGAGCAGTCGCAAGAGGATGTGATCGAACTGAAGCAATTCTCCTTTGCCTCAGGATTGGCGCGTCTTGAAGCCAATGGCTTTCTGGACAATCGGGATAGCAGTCTGGACATGAAAATGGCCTTTGATCTGGGCTCTGAGGGTACGCAGATTGAAATGCAGCAACAAGATGCACCATCGCTGATGATCGGGCATGTGGGCCTCAAGGGACGCATGAGCGGCACCTTGCAGAAAGCTGCCCTCACGCTTGATGGCTCCGTTGCCAGCCTGTCGCAGGATGCCATTACACTTGAGAACGCATCCCTGTCAGCCACTGCGCCGGAGCTTGATATTGAAAATCGCGAAGGAGCGATCAATGCCACCATGGCGCTCGATCAACTGGCCACAGGTTCAGCCCCGCTCGATGCGATCCTCTCTGGAGACAAGACCCTGCTGGTAGAAAGCGCGCTCGACGGAGAGACCATACGTCTCAACAAGGCCGAGCTGGTTGCTGGCCTTGCGTCCCTTACGGCAGAAGGGAGCTACGCGTCCGATACGCTGGCGCTTGATGGCACCCTTGCGCTATCAGATATCAAACCGCTCAATGAAGGACTTTCCGGCGCTCTGGGAGGAGATTTCTCGATTGAAGGAACGACCAGCAACCCACGGCTGACCCTCGCCCTGCGCGGTCAATCTCTTTCGGTTTATGACAAGTCGATCGAAAATCTCAAGCTGGTTCTTGCCTCCAATGCGGCACCGGACGCCACATTGACGCTTTCAGCGCAATATGATGGATCGCCGATAGAGAGTGCCCTTGAGCTTGTCACCAATGAAGATGGCAGCCGTTCTATCAACCAGCTCTCGGTCACGGCACCGGGAGCTGAAGTGAGCGGATCTCTTGCCATATCGCCTGCCGGGTTGGCCACGGGCGATCTGGATGCAGCCATCAAGGATTTTGCCGCGTTGGGGCCGCTGTTGCTCCAGCCTGATCTGAAGGGCTCACTTAAGGCCGACATAGCCCTGTCGGCTAGCGATGGTAAACAGTCGGTCACGGTGGATGCTTCAGCACCAGAGCTAGCAATGAAAGATATTTCTGTTTCCGCCCTAACGCTGAGTTCCCAGATCAATGATGCGACCGGAATCATGAGCATGAATTCCGATCTATCCGTTGAACGCATCTCTGCCTCTGGCGAAACCATCCGCTCGCTCAAGGCCAATATGAAAGGTGGCAACGGCACCCTGCCTTTCTCCATGACGGCACAAGTCTCTCAGGCACCTTTGGCGCTGGAAGGCAAGCTGTTGCAGCAGGAAGGGCAAACAGCCCTCGCGCTTGATCGCTTTACAGGCAGTTGGAAAGGCATCGATCTCGGATTGGTCGAACCGGTGCGTGTCGATTTGACCAATGGCGCCTCACTCACCAATGCCCTCAAGCTCTCTGTCGATAGCGGCCTTGTAACGGTTTCCGGCTCGGCAGGTGATCAGCTTGCCCTTGATATCGCGCTTGACGCGCTGCCACTGGCCATTGCCGAAAAGGTCGCACCAACGGGTGAGACCCCTACGGGTCAGCTGGATCTTACGGCCAAAATTTCTGGCTCATCAACAGCGCCGGAAGCCAGTTGGCAAGGCACGATTGACGGTCTCTCTGTTCGCTCAACGCGTCAGGCTGGCGTGCCTCAATTGGCGATCAGCAGCTCAGGTCGCTTTGAGAATAACTCGGTTTCCATGCAAAACCATCTCACCGGCGGCGGGGCAGACCTCAATGTCAATGGCAGCCTTGCGCTGACCAGCCAAAGCATGGACATATCCGCCGAAGGCTCGGTTCCATTCTCCCTTGCCGCGCGCAGCCTTGCCGATGCGGGTTTGCAGCTTGAAGGGGGGGCTTCAGTCTCGGCCAAGGTGACAGGCACTTTCAGCGCGCCAAATATCAATGGCACCATCACGACAAAAGGCGCGCGTTTCTCTGAATTCTCCTCGGGCATCGTTCTACGCGATTTGGGGGGCACGGTTCGTCTTGCCGGTCAGCAGGCATCCATTGAATCTGTAACAGGACGGTTGGGCCAGAAGGGCACGCTGACAGTCAATGGTACCATCGGGATGGACGCCAACGCCGGACTACCCGCCGATATCACCGTTACCATTCAGGACGGCAACTATAAATATGAAGAGATCCTCACCAGCCTGTTTAACGCCAAGATGAATTTGAAAGGCGACCTGACGGGGTCATCCGTTATCTCAGGTCAGGTCAATCTCAAGACAACCGAGATTCTCATTCCCGAGACTCTGCCCTCTTCGGTGTCTCCGGTGGATGTGTCGCACAAGAATGCACAAGGACGCGTCGCCGAGCAGGCGGAGAAATTCGCCCCCAAAGCCCAGACCTCCAGTAATACGAGCGCTGGCCCGGCCATGAGCCTTGACCTCGATATTCAGGCACCGCGCAGCATCTATATTCGCGGCCGGGGCATGGATGCAGAATTGGGTGGCTCCATCCGCATTACAGGCACCACAGCAGACCCGCGCCCGTTAGGTACCATCGCCATGCAACGCGGTCGGCTTGAGATACTGACCAAGCGGTTGGACTTCGATAGTGGCGATGTAACATTTGCCGGAACGCTGGACCCGGCTCTAGATTTTTCGGCGACCTCAACCAACAGCGGCACCACCTACACCGTATCCGTAGAGGGCTACGCCTCCGCGCCAGAGATCAGCCTATCCTCATCCCCTACACTGCCGGAAGACGAAATTCTGGCACAACTATTTTTCGACAAGGATCTATCCGAGCTCTCTGCCATTCAGTTGGCGCAGTTGGCCAATGCGGTGGCGACCCTTAGCGGGGCCAATTCCGGTCCGGGTGTTCTGGACCGCCTGCGCAACATGGCGGGTATCGACAATATCGACATCAAGTCTGATGCGGAAACCAACGAGACAACCGTCGGGGTCGGGCGTTACATCAATGATCGCACCTATATCAATGTCGAAAAGAGTACAGCCAGCGACGCAGGCAAGGTAAGCATCGATCTTGACATCACCGACCAGATAAAGGCTCATGGCGAGGCCAGCTCAGATGGAGAAACCAAGGCAGGTCTCTTCTTTGAGCGCGATTATTAA